tttaggtttggaagtttgttTGAAGTGATTTAGCTATATAGATTGTTTTATGGATTTTATAATTGCAAAAGCCTGGATGGTGAGGAAATTCACCAAAGGTTTGGTTGGGTTGCCAGATAGGGTGTGTTTGCTCATACTAATTTCTATGGAATGACTTAAGGCTTACGTACTAGAGAttaaaaaaagattttgtttgAGATGCTTGACGATGTGTTTATATTCTTATGTACATTTGTGGAAGAGCTTAATCGCTTAAGACTTACATAGTTTTAGAGAtttaatgaatatttttttttcgaacaTGATTTTAATTTGATCATGATATATTTAAATgatttttcagaaaatattttttttgtgttttttctgctttttttttggattttcgGTTCTTATGATaaataagtttctttttgtaGACTTTTTGATAGTTAAACCTAAACACATGTTTATaaggaaaaatatttaaagaacattaaaaaaatagttACAGCTAAACAAATATTTATGAAAtagaagaaaacaaaattttcacaaaaaataaagaagaaatgaagtaaAAACTTGCCTCGAAAACACTCACAACCGCGTAGGCCTCTCCAGGGAGCTTGACCTTGCAGCACAAGAGCAACCACCAAAACTTTATACTGGAACATGAGTTTCGTGACGAACACTAAGCCAGTGTGATCCAAAATTTAAACTCGGGTGGAAATTTTGTATTTTACACTTTGTTTGGGTGACCCAAAACATTCAAATGAATATTGATCTTAGACTTAGTCTTAGATTTTATTGGAGGATGAAACGTGAGAGAGAACTCCCTACCTTTATAAAGGATAATGAGAAGGAAGGGTGGAGAAGACCAATGATTTACTTTAATGTAAAATTTCAATATTTCTAGTCAAATTTGATATCTTTTTCAACTGTCCACACTTTGAAATTACTTCCTGGTCTCCCTAATAACAAAtcaatacatatattaaaacaGAATCATTGTAAGAAGTTTTTGGCTGATGTGTCAACTCCACAAATATTTGGCAATATTTTATTCCCCCACCTGAATAAACTGCAATATTTTATTCACTCACCCATTATTTTAATACAGTTTATTCTAAACCCCTTCTCTCACCTTCTATGCCATCAATGCCTTTCACTTTTTCCCCCTCCCAACCACCGGTGGCTCTTCTcattcttctctttttctcccTCTCTTCATTTTCCCTTCTTAATTTTCCTCGATTTTGTTCATTCTTTTTCGGTTTTGCCGTGCACAACTACATTCTTCCTCTGTTATTGATGGCTTGGCCGCCCATTTTGTTCACCCAGTGTTATTCTCACCAACCAaaatttgttttctattttcttaAAAACAATTTGGTGCATTTGTTCCGAAACCATGATTGtttttctttgattcttcagcttctgccgtttaaaattcaaattgttaTTTCTCTCCATCTCTTCTATAAAAGGGTTAGATTTCTCAAGCCCAAACCCAGAAACCCTATTCGATAATTTCTTCCTAATCCCTTTTCAAGCTATTTCGCCATGTCTCTTAGGGTTGATGATGTTTCCAGCATTGATGCTTCGAAAGAAACGTGGTCTATCGTGGTGAAGGTCATTCGTCTTTGGTTAACTCCAAGCTATTCTGGATCTAAACTACCGTCGTCTTTAGAGATGGTTTTCATGGATTCAAAGGTTTTGAATTTGTTCCATCCCCTTTCAATCAGTATTCTTATTCTCTATATTTTCTAATGGTTTGTTTATTCATTTGTGTTTTAAGGGTGCTAAAATTCATGCTTCCATAAGGCGAACCTTGGTCTATAGATTCCAAAATTTGCTAACTGAGGGCCGGGTCTATCAGATATCATTTTTTGGTGTTTGTGAGAACGGAGGTGATTTCAGGACGACCCCCCACCCCTACAAGGTCAATTTCCAGATGCATACAACTGTGAGGATTCTGACAACCACCAACATCACTGGAAACCCATTCTCTTTCATGCCTTTATGTGATGTTGTTTTCAAAGAACCAGACACGTCCTACCTTATAGGTTTTTGTTTCCTTTTGACTGtaattgttgttttttttcCATGTTTCTGCTCTCCCtgactcattttttttttggatcttGGCAGATGTGATAGGTATCCTGACAGGGTCGTCCGGGGAGCAGGAGTTCGAAAAACATGGAAGAGTGCAAAAGAGGATTACATTAGAACTTGATCAGGAAGGGTATGTTTCAATCTGTTTATTTCCTTGCAGCCTATATTTAGTTGTGTTTGCAatgtttgtttatttatttttttgtttttctttaggGTTCGCATTGAAGCTGctttttttggaaaatatgtGGACGAAATAGTTGGTCAGTTGGCTTCTGGTGACATGACTAATGCAGTTATTGTAATTCAATTTGCTAAGATCAAGCCTTTCAAAGGTATTTATTTAATCTGCCTATCATTAATTATTCATTTTCTGCaatgcttaatttttttcttaaatcgTTTACAGGAAAGGCTAGCATTCTGAATGTGTATGGCGCCAACATCACTGGAAACCCATTCTCTTTCATGCCTTTATGTGATGTTGTTTTCAAAGAACCAGACACGTCCTACCTTATAGGTTTTTGTTTCCTTTTGACTGtaattgttgttttttttcCATGTTTCTGCTCTCCCtgactcatttttctttttggatCTTGGCAGATGTGATAGGTATCCTGACAGGGTCGTCCGGGGAGCAGGAGTTCGAAAAACATGGAAGAGTGCAAAAGAGGATTACATTAGAACTTGATCAGGAAGGGTATGTTTCAATCTGTTTATTTCCTTGCAGCCTATATTTAGTTGTGTTTGCAatgtttgtttatttatttttttgtttttctttaggGTTCGCATTGAAGCTGctttttttggaaaatatgtGGACGAAATAGTTGGTCAGTTGGCTTCTGGTGACATGACTAATGCAGTTATTGTAATTCAATTTGCTAAGATCAAGCCTTTCAAAGGTATTTATTTAATCTGCCTATCATTAATTATTCATTTTCTGCaatgcttaatttttttcttaaatcgTTTATAGGAAAGGCTAGCATTCTGAATGTGTATGGCGCTACAAGAATTTTGTTTAATCCTGCAGTTGAGGAGGCTGCTCCTCTTCGAGCAAGGTTACTATCTGTTTTGTGTTCTTTATTTCATGTCTGTAACATGtctaatattattaatatgcTTATAGGTTTTTTGAGACCAATGGTCCTGCTTCTCAAGTTCTTAGCCAGCTTCAAGATTCTGGAAAGTTGTCACCTGCAGAGGATTTTCTACGTCAAAATGAGGGGAGAACAATTGAACAAATTAAAGATTCGGTTGAGGTTTGAATTTATGAGGGTTTTTTGC
This portion of the Lotus japonicus ecotype B-129 chromosome 3, LjGifu_v1.2 genome encodes:
- the LOC130743827 gene encoding uncharacterized protein LOC130743827 yields the protein MSLRVDDVSSIDASKETWSIVVKVIRLWLTPSYSGSKLPSSLEMVFMDSKGAKIHASIRRTLVYRFQNLLTEGRVYQISFFGVCENGDVIGILTGSSGEQEFEKHGRVQKRITLELDQEGVRIEAAFFGKYVDEIVGQLASGDMTNAVIVIQFAKIKPFKGKASILNVYGANITGNPFSFMPLCDVVFKEPDTSYLIDVIGILTGSSGEQEFEKHGRVQKRITLELDQEGVRIEAAFFGKYVDEIVGQLASGDMTNAVIVIQFAKIKPFKGKASILNVYGATRILFNPAVEEAAPLRARLLSVF